One region of Corynebacterium capitovis DSM 44611 genomic DNA includes:
- a CDS encoding SdpI family protein translates to MSAANLAVGILFVVFALVAVIPGLLATAGKLPGNSFIGLRVPEVRKDRSTWDQAHRVAGPLWIFAGVALGFASAFAFMASGALWIIPVVFTAAAVVALSAAGNLGARAAALVDASSAETATEPSPEPASEAPQVNLDALRKAAGKADDRN, encoded by the coding sequence ATGAGTGCAGCCAATCTCGCCGTCGGAATCCTTTTCGTTGTCTTCGCGCTCGTCGCGGTCATTCCGGGGCTCCTCGCCACCGCCGGGAAGCTGCCCGGTAACTCCTTCATCGGCCTGCGGGTGCCGGAAGTGAGGAAAGATAGGTCCACGTGGGACCAGGCGCACCGGGTGGCCGGCCCCTTATGGATCTTTGCGGGGGTCGCCCTCGGCTTCGCGTCCGCGTTCGCATTCATGGCTTCCGGAGCCCTGTGGATCATCCCGGTTGTCTTCACGGCCGCAGCCGTCGTCGCCCTCTCCGCCGCCGGGAACCTCGGGGCGCGCGCCGCAGCTCTTGTCGACGCTTCCTCCGCGGAGACCGCCACCGAGCCTTCCCCGGAACCCGCTTCCGAAGCACCGCAGGTCAACCTTGACGCGCTGCGCAAAGCTGCCGGGAAAGCGGACGATCGCAACTGA
- the trpB gene encoding tryptophan synthase subunit beta, whose translation MTDHHGGTLLPAYYGDFGGQYVPESLLPALDELERAFVEAWEDAVFMAEYRALLRDYLGRPTPLTECRNLPLGESPARIFLKREDLVHGGAHKTNQVIGQALLAKKMGKTRIIAETGAGQHGTATALACALLDLDCVIYMGVEDMARQEPNVYRMRLMGAEVVGVDSGSGTLKDAVNEALRDWTATFHESHYLLGTAAGPHPFPRIVKEFHRVISQEARAQMLERTGSLPNEVVACVGGGSNAIGMFAEFIDDEGVALIGAEPGGEGFGHGKHGAAIAAGTIGILHGTKSYLMRDDDGQVEESYSISAGLDYPAVGPEHAHLAATGRARYVPVSDKDAIAAFQLLSKYEGIIPALESSHAMAYALKRASEATEPLNILVSLSGRGDKDVAHVRATIEQHPDWAIERTHEREN comes from the coding sequence ATGACAGACCACCACGGGGGCACGCTGTTGCCCGCCTATTACGGCGACTTTGGCGGGCAGTATGTGCCGGAGTCACTGCTGCCGGCGCTCGACGAGCTCGAGAGGGCGTTCGTCGAGGCGTGGGAGGACGCGGTGTTCATGGCGGAGTATCGCGCGTTGCTGCGCGACTACCTCGGCCGGCCGACCCCGCTGACCGAGTGCCGCAACCTTCCGCTGGGGGAGAGCCCCGCGCGGATTTTCCTCAAGCGCGAAGACCTCGTCCACGGTGGCGCTCACAAGACCAACCAGGTCATCGGCCAGGCCCTGCTGGCCAAGAAGATGGGCAAGACGCGCATCATCGCCGAGACGGGCGCCGGGCAGCACGGAACGGCGACGGCACTTGCCTGCGCACTGCTTGACCTCGACTGCGTCATCTACATGGGCGTCGAGGACATGGCCCGCCAAGAACCCAACGTCTACCGCATGAGGCTCATGGGTGCGGAGGTCGTGGGCGTTGACTCCGGGTCCGGCACGCTGAAAGACGCCGTGAACGAGGCGTTGCGGGACTGGACCGCCACGTTCCACGAATCGCACTATCTGCTGGGCACCGCTGCCGGACCGCACCCCTTCCCGCGAATCGTCAAGGAGTTCCACCGCGTCATCTCACAGGAGGCCCGGGCCCAGATGCTTGAAAGGACGGGCTCGCTTCCGAACGAAGTCGTCGCCTGCGTCGGTGGCGGCTCCAACGCCATTGGGATGTTTGCCGAGTTCATTGACGACGAGGGCGTCGCGCTCATCGGCGCCGAGCCGGGAGGGGAGGGTTTCGGCCACGGCAAGCACGGCGCCGCCATCGCCGCCGGCACCATCGGAATCCTCCACGGCACGAAGTCCTACCTCATGCGCGACGACGATGGACAGGTAGAGGAGTCTTACTCCATCTCCGCCGGGCTCGACTACCCAGCCGTCGGACCCGAACACGCCCACCTCGCCGCAACCGGACGCGCCCGCTACGTCCCCGTGAGCGACAAAGACGCAATCGCAGCCTTCCAGCTGCTCTCCAAATACGAGGGCATCATCCCGGCGCTGGAGTCCTCCCACGCGATGGCCTACGCACTCAAGCGGGCCAGCGAAGCCACCGAACCGCTGAACATCCTGGTCTCCCTCTCCGGGCGCGGGGACAAGGACGTCGCCCACGTCCGCGCCACCATCGAGCAACACCCGGACTGGGCAATCGAGCGGACGCACGAAAGGGAAAACTGA
- the trpD gene encoding anthranilate phosphoribosyltransferase — protein sequence MASEKSLEILRRFLDNPAPSLDEAVEAFTPLTVGDYDDVHISALLATVRTRGETFADIAGAAQAFLRAGRPFPVTGEGIMDSAGTGGDGANTINISTAASLTAASAGVKLIKCGNRSVSSKSGSADVLEALNIPLGLDPDRAVRQFESSNFTFLFAPAYNPAIAHVQPVRKALGVPTIFNTLGPLLSPGRPEYQIMGIANPGYGHIIAETMSELGRSRALVVHGAGTDEVAVHGETQVWELTRDGEILNYTITPESLGLPTYALDELRGGDGVENARLMRATFAGEGPAAHRDAVAANAGAMFYLRGMNDSLREGVERARQVLNDGTVHEWLRRHEEADYSD from the coding sequence ATGGCCAGCGAGAAGTCGCTTGAAATCCTGCGCCGGTTCTTGGACAACCCCGCGCCCTCCCTCGACGAGGCCGTTGAGGCGTTTACCCCGTTGACGGTGGGGGATTACGACGACGTGCACATCTCAGCGTTGCTCGCCACCGTGAGGACGCGCGGTGAGACGTTTGCAGACATCGCGGGTGCGGCCCAGGCTTTCCTGCGCGCCGGACGGCCGTTCCCCGTGACGGGCGAGGGGATCATGGATTCCGCCGGCACCGGCGGCGACGGGGCGAACACGATCAACATTTCCACCGCGGCATCCCTCACCGCCGCCTCGGCTGGGGTGAAGTTGATCAAATGCGGGAACCGCTCCGTCTCCTCCAAGTCCGGTTCCGCGGACGTCTTGGAGGCGCTGAATATCCCACTGGGCCTCGACCCAGACCGCGCAGTGCGGCAGTTCGAGAGCTCGAACTTCACCTTCCTCTTCGCTCCGGCGTACAATCCAGCTATCGCCCACGTACAACCCGTGCGCAAGGCACTCGGCGTTCCGACGATCTTCAACACGCTGGGTCCATTGTTGAGCCCAGGACGACCGGAATACCAAATCATGGGTATTGCTAATCCTGGGTACGGCCACATAATCGCGGAGACGATGAGTGAGCTGGGGCGGAGTCGAGCTTTAGTCGTACACGGTGCTGGCACAGACGAGGTCGCTGTCCATGGCGAAACCCAGGTCTGGGAGCTCACCCGCGACGGAGAAATCTTGAACTACACCATCACACCGGAATCGTTGGGTCTACCCACGTATGCCTTGGACGAGCTGCGCGGGGGTGACGGAGTGGAGAATGCGCGGTTGATGCGGGCCACCTTCGCAGGGGAGGGCCCCGCCGCCCACCGTGACGCCGTCGCTGCGAACGCCGGCGCGATGTTCTACCTCCGCGGAATGAACGACTCGCTGCGCGAGGGGGTCGAACGCGCTCGGCAGGTACTTAACGACGGCACCGTTCACGAGTGGCTCCGCCGGCACGAGGAGGCCGATTACAGTGACTAA
- the trpCF gene encoding bifunctional indole-3-glycerol-phosphate synthase TrpC/phosphoribosylanthranilate isomerase TrpF: MTVTKLPTILEGIVQSRFSHLDEIRRRIAHVDPARLEPSTRSLYDNLARPGTQYIMECKSSSPSLGLIRSDYNPGEIARVYSRYAAGISVLCEPERFGGDYDHLATVAASTHLPVLCKDFIVDEVQIHAARYFGADAVLLMLSVLDDPTYARLSAEAERLGMDVLTEVIDEVEARRATKLGVRIFGVNHRNLHDLSIDLERSRRLAPLAPSGAVVVAESGIRDVETTRRLGGHSDGFLVGSQLSGEPDVDAAARALVYGTNKVCGLTSWSAAQAARAAGALYGGLIFEGASPRNVSRETALEIMRREPSLKYVAVSRATEGWADVALPGMHAVQIHAPYQGSLEAERDLVARVRNEVGAEIEVWRAVSMTDPVGVDVAVDVAEDVDKLVLDAGSGGTGETFDWAQVPNQVKARALLAGGIGPENIHQALAVGCAGVDVNSGVEYPAGAGVWAGRKDAAALCDVFQTIRNFHY, from the coding sequence ATTACAGTGACTAAATTACCGACGATATTGGAGGGAATTGTACAGTCTCGATTTAGTCACCTTGACGAAATTCGGCGCCGCATCGCACACGTCGACCCCGCCCGGCTCGAGCCGTCCACGCGCTCCCTCTACGACAACCTTGCGCGGCCCGGTACGCAATACATCATGGAGTGCAAGTCCTCCTCGCCCTCGCTGGGGTTGATCCGGAGCGACTACAACCCGGGGGAGATCGCGCGCGTTTACTCGCGCTACGCCGCCGGCATCTCCGTCCTCTGCGAGCCCGAGCGCTTCGGCGGCGATTACGACCACTTGGCCACCGTGGCGGCATCCACGCACCTGCCGGTCCTTTGCAAAGACTTCATCGTCGACGAGGTGCAGATCCACGCGGCACGGTACTTCGGCGCGGACGCGGTCCTCCTGATGTTGAGTGTGCTCGACGACCCCACCTACGCCCGGCTCTCAGCAGAAGCGGAGCGGTTGGGCATGGACGTCCTCACGGAGGTGATCGACGAGGTGGAAGCCCGGCGTGCCACGAAACTCGGGGTGCGAATCTTCGGCGTGAATCACCGCAATCTCCACGACCTCAGCATCGACCTCGAGCGCTCCCGTCGTCTCGCACCGCTGGCCCCGAGCGGGGCAGTGGTCGTTGCCGAATCCGGGATCCGCGACGTGGAAACCACGCGCCGGTTAGGGGGTCATTCGGACGGGTTCCTCGTTGGCTCCCAGCTCAGCGGAGAGCCCGATGTCGACGCTGCTGCCCGCGCGCTCGTTTATGGGACCAACAAAGTGTGCGGGTTGACTTCCTGGTCGGCGGCGCAGGCGGCGCGCGCCGCCGGGGCGTTGTACGGGGGGCTGATCTTCGAAGGTGCGTCGCCCCGTAATGTTTCACGTGAAACAGCCCTAGAAATCATGCGTCGGGAACCGAGTCTGAAGTACGTCGCCGTATCCCGGGCGACCGAAGGCTGGGCCGACGTCGCACTGCCGGGTATGCACGCCGTCCAAATCCACGCGCCCTACCAAGGCAGCCTTGAGGCGGAGCGCGACCTCGTGGCGCGCGTTCGAAACGAAGTTGGGGCGGAGATCGAGGTCTGGCGCGCGGTGTCCATGACGGACCCGGTGGGTGTCGACGTGGCGGTGGATGTGGCGGAGGACGTCGACAAGCTTGTGCTCGACGCGGGTTCCGGCGGCACGGGCGAGACCTTCGACTGGGCGCAGGTTCCTAACCAGGTGAAAGCGCGGGCTCTGCTCGCCGGGGGCATAGGCCCGGAAAACATCCACCAGGCTCTCGCCGTGGGCTGCGCCGGCGTAGATGTGAACTCCGGCGTGGAATATCCTGCGGGAGCGGGGGTCTGGGCTGGCCGGAAAGATGCGGCCGCCCTGTGCGATGTGTTTCAGACAATACGGAATTTCCACTACTAG
- a CDS encoding ABC transporter ATP-binding protein: MATVTFDHATRVYPGSDSPSVDKLDLHIADGEFLVLVGPSGSGKSTALRMLAGLEETNEGRILIGERDVTNAEPKERDIAMVFQNYALYPHMSVRENMGFALKLAGMSKTEINEKVEEAARTLDLTEYLDRKPKALSGGQRQRVAMGRAIVRNPQVFLMDEPLSNLDAKLRVQTRTQIASLQRRMGVTTLYVTHDQTEALTMGDRIAVLNFGKLQQVGTPRELYDTPRNVFVAGFIGSPAMNIATFTIDGSTARLGTAAIPLSPDLVSRAGGNEIILGFRPESLRIVTGGADHSIPVEVEFVEELGSDSYIYGQLAGGGWVPEGAIDNSTDNSTDNIVVRTPPRPNVQPGDIIDVQIVDGGLHAFSARTRERL, encoded by the coding sequence ATGGCAACAGTTACGTTTGATCATGCCACGCGCGTGTACCCCGGGTCGGATTCTCCGAGCGTCGACAAGCTCGACCTGCATATCGCGGACGGTGAGTTCCTCGTCCTCGTCGGGCCCTCCGGCTCGGGCAAGTCGACCGCCCTGCGGATGCTTGCCGGGCTGGAGGAGACGAACGAAGGTCGAATCCTGATCGGGGAGCGCGACGTCACGAACGCGGAGCCGAAGGAGCGCGACATCGCCATGGTGTTCCAGAACTACGCGCTCTACCCGCACATGTCCGTCCGCGAGAACATGGGCTTCGCGCTCAAGCTCGCCGGGATGAGCAAGACGGAGATCAACGAGAAGGTGGAGGAGGCCGCGCGCACCCTCGACCTCACCGAATACCTCGACCGGAAACCGAAGGCGCTCTCCGGCGGGCAGCGCCAGCGCGTCGCGATGGGCCGCGCGATCGTGCGCAACCCGCAGGTCTTCCTCATGGACGAGCCCTTGTCCAACCTCGATGCAAAGCTGCGCGTGCAGACGCGCACACAGATCGCCAGCCTGCAGCGCCGCATGGGCGTGACCACGCTCTACGTCACCCACGACCAAACGGAAGCGCTGACCATGGGCGACCGCATCGCGGTGCTCAACTTCGGCAAGCTCCAACAGGTGGGCACGCCCCGCGAGCTCTACGACACCCCCCGCAACGTCTTCGTCGCCGGATTCATTGGCTCACCCGCCATGAACATCGCCACTTTTACTATCGACGGCTCCACCGCCCGGCTCGGCACCGCCGCGATTCCGCTGTCGCCCGACCTAGTATCGCGCGCCGGCGGGAACGAAATCATTCTCGGTTTCCGGCCCGAGTCCCTCCGCATCGTCACCGGGGGTGCCGACCACTCGATCCCCGTCGAGGTCGAATTCGTGGAGGAGCTTGGTTCCGATTCCTACATCTACGGCCAGCTCGCCGGCGGGGGATGGGTCCCCGAGGGCGCCATAGACAACAGCACGGACAACAGCACCGACAACATTGTGGTCCGTACGCCCCCTCGCCCCAACGTCCAGCCCGGTGACATCATCGACGTGCAAATTGTCGACGGCGGGTTGCACGCGTTCTCGGCAAGGACGCGCGAGCGGCTCTAG
- a CDS encoding Rieske (2Fe-2S) protein codes for MTCSRRLFLLGTATTFAGAFLAACGTEPTAEVAKTQVPVGSSVILDDFIIAQPTEGQYVAYSSTCPHEFRKITQVQDDKVRCTAHGSTFNVADGSVVSGPAVRGLRQVQLAESGDRVQASDPDA; via the coding sequence ATGACCTGTTCACGACGCCTCTTCCTGCTTGGTACCGCGACAACCTTCGCGGGCGCTTTCCTCGCCGCGTGCGGCACGGAGCCGACCGCGGAGGTGGCCAAAACACAAGTCCCCGTGGGAAGCTCGGTGATCCTCGACGACTTCATCATCGCCCAGCCCACCGAGGGGCAGTACGTGGCGTACTCGTCGACATGCCCTCACGAGTTCCGCAAGATCACCCAAGTCCAAGACGACAAGGTGCGCTGCACCGCCCACGGTTCGACGTTCAACGTCGCAGACGGCTCGGTTGTCTCTGGCCCCGCCGTGCGCGGCCTGCGGCAGGTCCAGCTGGCCGAGAGCGGGGACCGCGTTCAGGCGAGCGATCCGGACGCCTAG
- a CDS encoding anthranilate synthase component 1, translating into MRNFTPVVERVDVTYHADASSLFAHLGGTDAPDSVLLESADITTKSGLQSVAVLSASLRVTCNGPRVTVEPLTPSGEVAAERLGEQLSACAAGENTYEFPAPPADADEWERLTAVSSVAALRALTTDAGYHEGDFPFLAGGIAFDYLSTFEQLPEVSESANGYPDYQFVLAERLLRVDHQTRTAYLTGIALDGTTPDLSALAEQINDAEPVRAEAVARTIPVTVTASVTDEGFRDDVEKLKANIYNGDIYQVVPARTFTADCRDAFAAYQSLRDTNPSPYMFYLRGLSRTGEQYELFGASPESNLKFNAETREVQLYPIAGTRPRGLRPDGSIDHELDTRMELQLRTDTKEVAEHTMLVDLARNDLARVAAPGTRRVAELLQVDRYSRVMHLVSRVTGTLAEDLDALDAYRACMNMGTLTGAPKLRATELIRQLEGVRRGSYGGAVGYLTGTGDMDTCIVIRSAYVANGVAAVQAGAGVVRDSNPQAEADETLHKAYAVLNAIALSEGATLEVVK; encoded by the coding sequence ATGAGGAACTTCACCCCGGTTGTCGAGCGCGTCGACGTGACATACCACGCCGACGCCTCCAGCCTCTTTGCCCACCTCGGTGGAACGGATGCTCCGGACTCCGTCCTCCTCGAATCCGCTGACATCACAACGAAGTCGGGGCTGCAGTCGGTCGCCGTCCTCTCGGCGTCACTGCGCGTGACCTGCAACGGGCCGCGGGTCACCGTAGAACCACTCACCCCCTCCGGGGAGGTCGCCGCCGAGAGGTTGGGGGAGCAGCTCTCCGCGTGCGCGGCGGGGGAGAACACCTACGAGTTCCCCGCTCCGCCGGCGGACGCCGACGAGTGGGAGAGGCTGACCGCCGTCTCTAGCGTCGCCGCGCTTCGCGCGTTGACCACCGACGCCGGGTACCACGAGGGGGATTTCCCCTTCCTCGCCGGCGGCATAGCCTTCGACTACCTCTCCACCTTCGAGCAGCTCCCTGAGGTAAGCGAGTCCGCCAACGGATACCCCGACTACCAATTCGTCCTGGCAGAGCGTCTCCTGCGCGTGGACCACCAAACCCGCACGGCCTACCTCACGGGCATCGCGTTGGACGGCACCACCCCTGACCTCTCCGCCCTGGCCGAGCAGATCAACGACGCCGAGCCGGTTCGCGCCGAGGCCGTTGCCCGCACCATCCCCGTGACAGTAACCGCGAGTGTGACGGATGAGGGGTTCCGCGATGACGTCGAGAAGCTCAAAGCCAACATCTACAACGGTGACATCTACCAGGTCGTGCCCGCGCGGACGTTCACCGCCGACTGCCGGGATGCCTTCGCCGCCTACCAGAGCCTCCGCGACACCAACCCCTCGCCGTACATGTTTTACCTGCGGGGTCTAAGCCGGACTGGTGAGCAGTACGAGCTGTTCGGTGCCTCGCCCGAATCAAACCTGAAGTTCAACGCGGAGACTCGCGAGGTGCAGCTGTACCCCATCGCCGGAACGCGCCCCCGCGGACTGCGGCCGGACGGGTCGATCGACCACGAGCTCGACACGCGCATGGAACTGCAGCTGCGCACCGACACCAAAGAGGTCGCCGAGCACACCATGCTTGTCGACCTCGCCCGTAATGACCTCGCGCGCGTCGCCGCCCCCGGTACGCGGCGCGTGGCGGAACTCCTCCAGGTCGACCGCTATTCGCGGGTCATGCACCTCGTTTCCCGGGTCACGGGCACGCTCGCCGAGGACCTCGACGCCCTGGACGCGTACCGGGCGTGCATGAACATGGGCACTCTGACCGGGGCGCCGAAACTGCGGGCCACCGAGCTGATCCGCCAGCTCGAGGGTGTTCGGCGCGGCTCCTACGGGGGCGCGGTCGGGTACCTCACCGGTACCGGGGACATGGACACCTGCATTGTCATCCGCTCGGCGTACGTCGCCAACGGCGTCGCGGCGGTCCAGGCGGGTGCCGGCGTCGTGCGGGACTCCAACCCACAGGCCGAGGCCGACGAGACGTTGCACAAGGCCTACGCCGTTCTCAACGCCATCGCGCTGAGCGAGGGCGCCACGCTGGAGGTAGTCAAGTGA
- a CDS encoding dicarboxylate/amino acid:cation symporter: MASRIFSSLLFRIVVAIVLGILCGFFFPEWLARVFVTFNGLFSNFLGFFVPVLIFALITPAIAGLGRGAGKWLGVTAGIAYGSTIVSGALAWALASVVYPTLLAGHSLVTNVDDPDAGGLSAYFEVEMPAPFPVMAGLLLAFVVGLGMTAVKSNTMFHFFSEFEQVVMKAVTVFVIPLLPIFIFGTFLNLGMNDNLGSTLSAFGRVLILAVVMTMVLVLLQYIVAGAVAGRNPFVALKNMLPAYFTALGTSSSAATIPVTYESTLKNDVDENVAGFVVPLCATIHLSGSMMKITLYALAVVFMADLPISAGHILGFILLLGIMMVAAPGVPGGAIMAAVSLLQANLGFDDSMISLMIAAYILIDSFGTAANVTGDGAIALVVNRFAAGSIEGHELKKSKELDDAPAA, encoded by the coding sequence ATGGCATCACGAATCTTCTCTTCGCTGCTGTTTCGGATTGTCGTAGCCATTGTGCTCGGCATCCTGTGCGGCTTTTTCTTCCCCGAGTGGCTCGCTCGTGTCTTCGTTACGTTCAACGGGCTGTTTTCCAACTTCCTCGGCTTCTTCGTCCCCGTCCTCATCTTCGCCCTCATTACCCCCGCCATCGCGGGGTTGGGCCGCGGCGCCGGGAAGTGGCTTGGTGTCACGGCGGGTATCGCCTACGGCTCCACCATCGTGTCCGGTGCTCTTGCGTGGGCGCTGGCCTCGGTTGTCTACCCCACCCTGTTGGCGGGCCACTCCTTGGTCACCAACGTCGATGACCCCGACGCGGGTGGGCTCAGCGCTTACTTCGAGGTAGAGATGCCCGCGCCCTTCCCCGTGATGGCGGGGCTCCTCCTCGCCTTCGTGGTCGGCTTGGGAATGACCGCGGTGAAGTCGAACACGATGTTCCACTTCTTCTCGGAGTTCGAACAGGTCGTGATGAAGGCCGTCACGGTCTTCGTCATTCCGCTGCTGCCAATCTTCATCTTCGGCACCTTCCTCAACCTCGGGATGAACGACAACCTCGGCTCTACCCTCTCCGCGTTCGGCCGCGTTCTTATCCTCGCGGTTGTGATGACGATGGTGCTGGTCCTCCTGCAGTACATCGTCGCCGGTGCCGTTGCCGGCCGAAACCCGTTCGTCGCCCTGAAGAACATGCTCCCGGCCTACTTCACCGCGCTCGGCACGTCGTCCTCCGCAGCCACGATCCCGGTGACCTACGAGTCGACGCTGAAGAACGACGTCGATGAGAACGTAGCCGGCTTCGTTGTCCCCCTCTGCGCGACGATCCACCTGTCCGGCTCGATGATGAAGATCACGCTCTACGCCTTGGCCGTCGTTTTCATGGCAGACCTGCCCATCAGCGCGGGTCACATCCTGGGCTTCATCCTGCTGCTCGGCATCATGATGGTCGCGGCCCCGGGTGTGCCCGGCGGTGCGATCATGGCCGCGGTCAGCCTGCTTCAGGCGAACCTCGGTTTCGACGACTCCATGATCTCCCTCATGATCGCGGCGTACATCCTCATCGACTCCTTCGGCACCGCCGCCAACGTGACGGGTGACGGCGCAATCGCCCTCGTGGTCAACCGATTCGCGGCCGGGTCCATTGAGGGCCACGAGCTCAAGAAGAGCAAGGAGCTTGACGACGCACCCGCGGCCTAG
- the trpA gene encoding tryptophan synthase subunit alpha → MSRYDTLFDNLAAKNEGAFVPFIMLGDPSPEDTLEIVQAIVDAGADALELGVPFSDPVADGPTIQKAHTRALDGGANVDKSLAQVRVIREAYPDLPIGMLIYANVAYVRGVENFYRDLHEAGADSVLLPDVPVREGAPFSDAARANGIDPIYIAPAKASAETLKGVAAASQGYIYAISRDGVTGTERESSVEGLRDVVQNIQRFGGAPVLLGFGISEPSHVRAAIAAGAAGAITGSAITKIIDGFVTGSHPQPGKISDMAGLRDALGSYVATMKQATIRA, encoded by the coding sequence ATGAGCCGCTATGACACCCTCTTTGACAACCTCGCCGCGAAGAACGAGGGGGCGTTCGTTCCTTTCATCATGCTGGGAGACCCCTCCCCCGAGGACACCCTGGAAATCGTTCAAGCCATTGTCGACGCAGGCGCGGACGCGCTCGAGCTCGGCGTTCCCTTTTCCGACCCAGTTGCCGACGGGCCGACCATCCAGAAGGCCCACACTCGCGCCCTAGACGGCGGGGCGAACGTCGATAAGTCTTTGGCTCAAGTGCGCGTGATCCGCGAGGCGTACCCCGACCTGCCGATCGGGATGCTCATCTACGCAAACGTGGCCTACGTGCGTGGCGTAGAGAATTTTTACCGCGACCTGCACGAGGCCGGGGCTGACAGCGTGTTACTTCCCGACGTCCCCGTGCGCGAGGGCGCGCCCTTTTCCGACGCCGCCCGCGCAAACGGAATCGACCCGATCTACATCGCACCCGCCAAAGCCTCCGCCGAGACCCTCAAAGGAGTAGCCGCCGCCTCGCAGGGCTACATCTACGCCATCTCGCGCGACGGGGTGACGGGAACCGAGCGCGAATCCTCCGTGGAGGGTTTGCGCGACGTGGTCCAGAACATCCAGCGTTTCGGAGGAGCGCCGGTGCTCCTCGGCTTCGGCATTTCCGAGCCTTCCCACGTGCGCGCCGCGATCGCGGCGGGGGCCGCGGGGGCAATCACGGGTTCGGCCATTACCAAGATTATCGACGGCTTCGTCACCGGCTCGCATCCGCAGCCGGGTAAAATCAGCGATATGGCCGGGCTGAGGGACGCTTTGGGCTCCTACGTCGCCACGATGAAGCAGGCTACCATCAGAGCATGA
- a CDS encoding glutamine amidotransferase-related protein produces MSGIVLLDNQDSFVYNLVDALRAYDTTVYRNTVPADLVLSSSPDLIVLSPGPGYPAGAGCMMEVIRACQGRIPILGICLGYQALVEHFGGRVQPCGPVHGASISMVLSDVGLASPLFSGLSVDDVPGHPGRLVPVARYHSLGAVDLPAQLTALARTETDLGDVVMAAQSADGMSIGLQFHPESILTPGGPLILERCVELLVQKGRQ; encoded by the coding sequence GTGAGCGGGATCGTTCTCCTCGATAACCAGGATTCTTTCGTCTACAACCTCGTCGACGCTCTGCGCGCCTACGACACCACGGTCTACCGCAACACCGTACCGGCCGATCTCGTCCTGTCCAGCAGCCCTGACCTCATCGTTCTCTCGCCGGGCCCGGGGTACCCGGCGGGCGCGGGTTGCATGATGGAAGTGATCCGCGCGTGCCAGGGCCGCATCCCCATCCTCGGCATCTGCCTCGGCTACCAGGCCCTCGTGGAACATTTCGGCGGCCGCGTGCAACCGTGCGGGCCGGTACATGGGGCGTCGATAAGCATGGTGCTTTCCGACGTCGGCCTGGCAAGCCCCCTCTTTTCCGGCCTGAGCGTCGACGACGTGCCGGGCCACCCCGGCCGCCTCGTGCCCGTGGCGCGCTACCACTCGCTAGGCGCCGTCGATCTGCCCGCGCAGCTCACGGCCTTGGCGCGTACCGAAACCGACCTCGGGGACGTGGTAATGGCCGCGCAGTCTGCTGACGGGATGTCCATCGGGCTGCAATTTCACCCCGAATCCATCCTCACGCCGGGCGGGCCCCTCATTCTCGAGCGGTGCGTCGAACTCTTAGTACAGAAAGGTAGGCAGTAA